The Glycine max cultivar Williams 82 chromosome 12, Glycine_max_v4.0, whole genome shotgun sequence genome window below encodes:
- the LOC100809529 gene encoding phospholipase A1-IIdelta: protein MAATDVTEPTWAELLGRDNWAGLLDPLHPSLRSLILRCGDLIQATYDAFNNDKNSLYCGASRYGKASFFRKVMLDCPENYDVAAFLYATARVTVPEAFLLHSLSREAWDRESNWIGYIAVTSDSRSQELGRREIYVVWRGTTRDMEWINVFGAGQVDASGLLSAKSLKELKDGNKDGSSSSSDEEDDPRKPKVMSGWLTIYTSDNPKSPFTKSSARTQLQAHVKSLLQHYSSENPSLVIVGHSLGATLSIVSAFDLVENGVTEVPVTAIVFGSPQVGNKAFNERFNMFPNLKVLHVKNVIDLIPHYPGKLLGYEYMGTELVIDTRKSPSLKDSRNPGDWHNLQAMLHVVAGWNGKKEEFEMRVKRSVALVNKSCEFLKEEYGVPGSWWVEKNKGMVKREDGEWVLDAPDEEDVPVLEEI, encoded by the exons atgGCCGCCACAGACGTCACGGAGCCCACGTGGGCCGAGCTCCTGGGCCGCGACAACTGGGCGGGCCTACTAGACCCTCTCCACCCCTCTCTCCGCTCCCTGATCCTCCGGTGCGGGGACCTCATCCAAGCCACCTACGACGCCTTCAACAACGACAAGAACTCGCTCTACTGCGGCGCCAGCCGCTACGGCAAGGCCTCCTTCTTCCGCAAGGTCATGCTGGACTGCCCCGAGAATTATGACGTCGCGGCGTTCCTCTATGCCACCGCAAGGGTCACCGTCCCCGAGGCCTTCCTCCTCCACTCGCTCTCGCGCGAGGCCTGGGACCGCGAGTCCAACTGGATTGGCTATATCGCCGTCACATCAGACTCGCGATCCCAAGAACTCGGGAGGAGGGAGATCTACGTGGTGTGGAGAGGGACCACCAGGGACATGGAGTGGATCAACGTCTTTGGGGCTGGGCAGGTGGATGCTTCCGGGTTGCTCAGTGCTAAGAGCCTCAAAGAGCTGAAGGATGGAAACAAAGACG GTAGTAGCAGCAGCAGTGACGAGGAAGACGACCCGAGAAAACCGAAGGTGATGTCGGGTTGGCTCACAATCTACACGTCTGACAACCCAAAATCCCCCTTTACCAAATCCAGCGCAAGAACGCAGCTTCAAGCCCACGTCAAATCCCTCTTACAACATTACAGCTCTGAGAACCCCAGCTTGGTCATCGTGGGGCACAGCCTCGGCGCAACCCTATCCATCGTGAGCGCCTTCGACCTGGTCGAAAACGGGGTAACGGAGGTCCCGGTCACCGCCATCGTGTTCGGGTCCCCCCAGGTCGGAAACAAGGCCTTCAACGAGAGGTTCAACATGTTTCCGAACTTGAAAGTTTTGCACGTGAAGAACGTGATCGATTTGATCCCACACTACCCGGGGAAGTTGTTAGGGTATGAGTACATGGGCACGGAGCTGGTGATAGACACGAGGAAGTCGCCGAGCTTGAAGGACTCGAGGAACCCGGGTGATTGGCATAACTTGCAAGCGATGTTGCATGTGGTGGCGGGGTGGAATGGGAAGAAGGAGGAGTTTGAGATGAGGGTGAAGAGGAGTGTGGCGTTGGTGAATAAGTCGTGTGAGTTTCTGAAGGAGGAATATGGCGTGCCAGGGTCGTGGTGGGTGGAGAAGAATAAGGGGATGGTGAAGAGGGAGGATGGGGAGTGGGTGTTGGATGCGCCAGATGAGGAGGATGTGCCTGTGCTCGAAGAGATTTGA
- the LOC100500420 gene encoding Multiprotein-bridging factor 1a-like, which produces MSGVGPLSQDWEPVVLRKKAPTAAAKKDEKAVNAARRSGAEIETLKKYNAGTNKAASSSTSLNTKRLDDDTENLAHEKVPTELKKAIMQARMDKKLTQAQLAQLINEKPQVIQEYESGKAIPNQQIIGKLERALGAKLRGKK; this is translated from the exons ATGTCAGGTGTTGGCCCTCTATCTCAGGATTGGGAACCCGTCGTCCTCCGCAAGAAGGCTCCCACCGCCGCCGCCAAGAAGGACGAGAAAGCCGTCAACGCCGCCCGGCGCTCCGGCGCGGAAATTGAAACCCTAAAAAAGT ATAATGCTGGGACAAATAAAGCAGCATCTAGCAGCACTTCATTGAACACTAAGAGGCTGGATGATGATACTGAGAATCTAGCTC ATGAGAAGGTACCAACTGAACTTAAGAAGGCTATAATGCAAGCTAGGATGGACAAGAAACTCACTCAGGCTCAGCTTGCTCAA CTGATCAATGAGAAGCCTCAAGTGATCCAGGAGTACGAGTCAGGGAAGGCCATTCCAAACCAGCAGATAATTGGGAAGTTGGAAAGGGCTCTTGGAGCAAAATTGCGTggcaagaaataa